The following proteins come from a genomic window of Emys orbicularis isolate rEmyOrb1 chromosome 9, rEmyOrb1.hap1, whole genome shotgun sequence:
- the P2RY10 gene encoding putative P2Y purinoceptor 10: MQSNGSSENCADPNITFKNSLYATTYTIIFIPGLLANSAALWVLCRFISKKNKAVIFMINLAAADLAHVLSLPLRIYYYINHTWPFGRFLCLLCFYLKYLNMYASICFLTCISIQRYYFLLHPFKAKDWKRRYDVTISAVVWIVVGAACSPFPIMRNSDLTNNSNFCFADLGVRKIDSKTASVIMVTTAELLGFVGPLIIIVYCTWKTKESLQKYEMPLQNASEKRRALRMVSMCAAVFFVCFTPYHINFFFYMMVKENVITHCAIRRSTLYSQPFCLSLASLDCCLDPILYFFTTAEFQDQLSRHSSAIIRSRLMSKESASSIKE, from the coding sequence ATGCAGAGCAACGGATCTTCAGAAAACTGTGCTGATCCtaatataacatttaaaaactctctaTACGCAACCACTTACACCATAATATTCATTCCTGGTCTTCTGGCAAACAGTGCTGCATTATGGGTTTTATGTCGCTTCATCAGCAAGAAGAACAAAGCTGTCATTTTTATGATTAATTTGGCTGCAGCCGATCTTGCTCATGTTCTCTCGTTACCGCTACGAATATATTATTATATAAACCACACGTGGCCTTTTGGGAGATTCCTCTGCTTGTTATGTTTCTACCTGAAGTATCTCAACATGTACGCAAGCATTTGTTTCCTTACCTGCATAAGTATTCAAAGGTACTACTTCCTCCTCCATCCATTCAAAGCCAAAGACTGGAAGCGCAGGTATGACGTCACCATTAGTGCTGTGGTATGGATTGTGGTTGGGGCTGCTTGCTCACCATTTCCCATTATGAGAAACTCTGACTTAACCAACAATTCAAATTTCTGCTTTGCAGATCTTGGAGTCAGGAAAATTGACAGTAAGACAGCTTCTGTGATTATGGTAACGACAGCTGAGCTTTTAGGATTTGTGGGCCCTCTAATTATTATTGTATACTGTACCTGGAAAACAAAAGAGTCGCTTCAGAAATACGAAATGCCTTTGCAAAATGCCAGTGAAAAACGGAGAGCTTTACGCATGGTTTCTATGTGTGCAGCTGTGTTCTTTGTGTGTTTCACACCGTATCACATAAACTTCTTCTTCTACATGATGGTGAAAGAGAATGTTATTACACACTGCGCCATACGCCGAAGCACTCTTTACTCTCAGCCCTTTTGCTTAAGCCTAGCAAGCCTGGACTGTTGTTTGGATCCGATCCTCTACTTCTTTACAACAGCAGAATTTCAGGATCAGTTGTCAAGACACAGCAGCGCAATCATTAGGAGTCGCCTGATGAGCAAGGAGAGCGCCTCGTCGATTAAGGAATAA